Proteins encoded within one genomic window of bacterium:
- a CDS encoding ABC transporter ATP-binding protein: MSHHIIEVVDLKYTYPDSTKALRGVSFTLTHGESVALVGANGAGKSTLLLHLNGFLAPVEGAVRIGHVPITPKTLESVRRTVGMVFQDPDDQLFMPTVDEDVSFGPLNLGLPPEEVEKRVVDALERVGALALRDRPPHRLSGGEKRAVAIASVLAMRPDVLVMDEPSSNLDPRARRRLITLLGSFHHTKIIATHDLDLVLDLCERTIVLHGGEVLADGPTKDIFADEELLERSGLEKPLRMQVCPS; the protein is encoded by the coding sequence ATGAGCCACCATATAATTGAGGTCGTCGACCTCAAATATACCTACCCGGATTCAACCAAGGCCCTTCGAGGGGTGAGCTTCACCCTCACTCACGGCGAATCGGTAGCCCTCGTGGGGGCCAACGGGGCGGGCAAATCGACTCTCCTTCTCCACCTGAACGGTTTTCTGGCCCCGGTTGAGGGGGCGGTCCGCATAGGACACGTCCCGATTACGCCAAAGACTCTGGAGTCGGTGCGAAGGACTGTCGGCATGGTCTTTCAGGACCCTGACGATCAGCTCTTCATGCCCACGGTGGACGAGGACGTTTCTTTCGGTCCGCTGAATCTCGGGCTTCCGCCGGAGGAAGTGGAAAAGAGGGTGGTGGACGCCCTCGAACGGGTGGGCGCGCTGGCCCTCCGGGACCGCCCGCCGCACCGCCTTTCCGGCGGCGAGAAGAGGGCCGTCGCCATCGCCTCGGTGCTGGCGATGCGGCCTGACGTGCTGGTCATGGACGAGCCCAGCTCTAACCTTGACCCGCGTGCGCGCCGACGCCTGATAACGCTTCTCGGCTCCTTCCACCACACCAAGATAATAGCCACCCACGACCTCGACCTGGTCCTCGACCTTTGCGAGCGCACCATCGTCCTTCACGGGGGCGAGGTGCTGGCCGACGGCCCGACGAAGGATATTTTCGCGGATGAGGAACTGCTTGAAAGAAGCGGACTGGAGAAACCTCTGCGGATGCAGGTCTGCCCTTCCTGA
- the cbiQ gene encoding cobalt ECF transporter T component CbiQ: MANIEAAFLDLGRLDRLASQDTGVHRLDPRAKIITSAVFIICVVSFPKYELSALLPFVLYPLWLAGIGRIPLGFVLKKLIAVAPFAFLVGIWNPFLDKKILMHLGEVGVTGGWLSFLSIMARFALTVGTAFILIAVTSFQGLCLGLQRLGVPKVMTVQLLFLYRYLFVLGGEAMRMARARALRTFGGRGMGLRVFSHIVGHLLMRTLDRAQRVYQAMLARGFDGEIRIKREITFGAAEAVFTVGWTALFIALRFVNLPRLIGTLITGS; encoded by the coding sequence TTGGCGAACATCGAAGCCGCCTTTTTAGATTTGGGCCGTCTTGACCGGCTGGCCTCCCAGGACACCGGAGTCCACCGGCTGGACCCGCGCGCCAAGATAATCACTTCGGCGGTCTTCATAATCTGCGTCGTCTCCTTTCCGAAGTACGAGCTTTCCGCCCTTTTGCCCTTCGTCCTCTATCCGCTCTGGCTCGCCGGAATCGGGCGTATCCCGCTGGGCTTCGTGCTGAAAAAACTCATCGCAGTAGCCCCCTTCGCCTTTCTGGTCGGAATCTGGAACCCCTTTCTGGACAAGAAGATACTTATGCACCTCGGAGAGGTTGGAGTCACCGGGGGGTGGCTTTCCTTCCTCTCTATAATGGCCCGCTTCGCGCTTACGGTGGGCACGGCCTTCATTCTCATAGCTGTCACCAGCTTTCAGGGACTTTGCCTGGGGCTCCAGCGGCTCGGGGTGCCGAAGGTCATGACTGTGCAGCTTCTCTTTTTGTACCGCTACCTCTTTGTCCTCGGCGGCGAGGCGATGCGGATGGCGCGGGCGCGCGCCCTTCGCACCTTCGGCGGGCGGGGGATGGGCCTTCGGGTCTTTTCCCACATCGTCGGCCACCTCCTCATGCGTACCCTCGACCGGGCGCAGCGAGTCTATCAGGCGATGCTGGCGCGCGGCTTCGACGGCGAGATACGGATAAAAAGAGAAATTACCTTCGGAGCGGCGGAAGCCGTCTTCACTGTCGGATGGACCGCGCTTTTTATTGCGCTGCGCTTCGTCAACCTTCCCAGACTCATCGGAACCCTGATAACCGGAAGCTGA